The genome window GTGCGATTCTCGGTTCCACCTCCGGCAACATCACCCTCAGCGCCGTCTCCGCAGAAAACATTGACATGAAATCCACTTCCGGCAACCTTAGCCTCACCCTTTCCGGGGATGTGAAAAAACTACACCTGGATTCCACCTCCGGCGCTATTCTTGCGGACCTGGCGTCCGCAGACAAGGCGGAGTTCGATTCCACAAGCGGCAATATGAACGTGACCCTGCAGTCCTTCAGTGACCTGGATCTGGACGCCACCTCCGGAGACATCACCCTGAAGCTGCCCAAGGCCCCGGGCTTCACCCTGGATCTTGATTCCAGGCCCAGCCATCTCAACAGCGCCCTGGCCCTGGAAAAGAATGGCAGCAAATACACCTATGGCGACGGCAGCGCCTGTCTCCGGATCGAAACCACCTCCGGTAACATCCGGATTGAGGAATAATCCATAATTGTTTTATCTGTCACGTTCCGAGCAAAAACCATCCAGTCTGGCGGAATGTGACAACAGGGACAGACCAACTGTCACGTTCCTTTGGAATGATGACAGTTTGGTCTGTCCCTTTGTCACGTTCCTACATCCGAAGGACGAATAATTCTGCATTCTGAATTCTGCATTATCTTCGCTTTAGCGATGACCTGTCACATTCCTGCTCTCCTCAGCCTCCACTGTCCAGCCCATTTCATTCAGAAGAAACCCTTTCCATCCGGAAAGGGTTTTCTCCGCCATTATGAATTATGAATTGTTAATTCAATTATTCATTGCCTTTCCCCTCTGCCCCACGCTATAATACAAATACACCAAAAAAGGAGGTTCTGTTCCATGAATGAAGTATACGAATTCCTGAAAAAGTGCGGCACCTATTACCTGGCGACCGTCGAAGGCGATCAGCCCCGCGTCCGCCCCTTCGGCACCGTGGCTGTCTTCGAGGGAAAGCTTTATATCCAGACCGGCAAAATCAAGCCCGTTTCCAAACAGCTGCAGGCCAATCCGAAAGCTGAAATCTGCGCCTTTGCGGACGGCACCTGGCTGCGCGTCGCCGGCAAGCTGATCCGGGATGACCGGATCGAAGCGAAGAAGTACATGCTGGACCAGTATCCTTCCCTGCAGGCCATGTATTCCGCAGAGGATGACAACACGGAAGTCCTGTATTTCGAGGACGCCGCTGCCACCTTCTCCTCCTTCACCGCAGCTCCCCGCACCGTAACCTTCTGATTCCGTTTTTTCCAGGTTTTTCATGGTCGTGTAGCCCTCAAGCCCTTATCCTACAACATGTGGCGGTTGACAGAAGTCACCGCCGCATTTTAAAATAGAGGATGAGCCTGTACATCATGAATATATCGAATTGGAGACGGTGAACATGAAATCGCTTCTGTTCCGTACGTGTCTTATCCTGGCTGTCCTGCTGATCGCCGCGGCTGTCCTGCCTGCCTCCGCCGATTCGATGGACTATACCCTTCCCGATCCCGCAAGCTGCAGCTATCCCTGGTGGGAGATCAACCCGCCGGTGGTTACGAAAACGCGTGTCGTTGTCCGCCAGGCTGAAACCCTGGTGGAATCTACCCCCGCGGAAGGCTGGTGCTACACCGCCATCAAGAAGGTCAATGTCCGTTCCCAGCCCAGCATCTACGCTACCCGGGTAACTTCCATCCGCTCTGCGGGAACAGAGTTCTTTGTAACCGCCCGGGTCAAAAACAGCTCCGGAGAGATCTGGTACGCTGTCCAGCTGGCTAACGGCACCCTGGGCTATATCCGTTCCGACCTGCTCAATACGGATCACGTCATTCTCCTGGGCGATCCCTATGCCTATGAAGCGGATGTCAGCACCCGCACCGCTGCCGCTTCCGAATCGGCATCTGAAGCGATCAATATCGCTTCACCGGCAGCTGTTCCCGCTCCGACTCCGCAGGTCATCTACATCGTAACCGAGCCCTCGGACCAGCCGACTCCTACCCCGATCGTGGTTTATATGACGCCCGAACCGCCAGCTGCGTATCCCGAAAACACACCCCAGGTAATCTACGTTAACCCCGGCAGGGATGACGGCTGAACCAAACGAAACAAAAAGGCGCGAAACCAAATTGGTTTCGCGTCTTTTGATGTAGTCCTTATTTGAAGATCCTGGGCAGGAAGGAACGGATGCAGCGGCGCCACACCGTCCAGTCATGTCCGCCGGGGAAGGTTTCCCGGGTGATATTCAGCTGCTTGCCTTCCAGGTAGGCGTCATCCTTGTCAAAGGCTTCCCAGTAGGTATCCTCCGTACCCATAGCACGGTAAAATACCTTAAAGCTCTCGTTGAACTTATCCGCCTCATGCAGCAGCTTCATATGGGGCATTTCCTCATCCGGATTCCAGGGAGCCCGGAGGAAGCCGCTGAACAGTCCGGCATAGCCGAACAGGTCCGGATTTGTCAGCGTCGTCACGCTGGTATGGAAGCTGCCCATGCTCAGGCCGGCCATAGCCCGGTGCCATTTGTCCGTCAGCACCTTATAGTTCTTTTCGATGTAGGGGATCAGATCCTTCACCACGATATTCGGGAACAGGGCAAAATCCCGGGGCTGGCTTTCGTCTTTGGGCTTGGCCATGCCGTTACCCATGACGATGATCATTTCTTCCATCTTTCCTTCCGCCAGCAGCCTGTCGGCGATGCGGCCCGCGTGACCCTGGTAGATCCAGCCGGTCTCATTCTCGCCGTAGCCGTGCTGCAGGTACAGCACCGGATAGGCCTTCGCCGGATCATAGGCCGGCGGCGTCCACACCAGGCAGATCTCCGTCTTTCCGGTCACAGTGGAGTAGAAATACCGGCGGGTCACCGCGCCGTGCTCCACACCCTCCAGGTCGTCCCAGCCTTCCATGTCGGCCACGGGCACGTCCACAAAGTTCATCGGACGGCAGCAGCCGTATCCGATCGGCATATAGGGGCACAGAACGTCCGCGCCATCCACTTTCAGGAAGAAATACAGGAAACCGGTTCCCATATCAAAAGTGCCTTCCCAGGCACCGTCTTCCACCGGGGAAAGCGGGAAAATGGTTCCGAACCGGTCAATCACGACCTCTTTCGCGTCCTTCGCGATTACCCTGAAGTGCACCTTTCCGTCCGGCAGGACCTCCGCCCCCTGAATGCCGTCCCGGCCGGGTTCACCGAAATACGGATCGAATGAAACCGTTACGTCCAGCGGCCATTTCTGCTGCATAAAATATCCCTCCTGGTTCTTTTCTGTTGACTCTCCTGCTGTCCGAAAAAGCACGTACAGCAATGCGTTGAGTCTACTGTAGCCGAACCGTCTCATTTTGTCAAATTTGCAATATTTGTCCCTTTGTACAGCAAATTATAGTCCTTCACGCATCTGTTTCAGCCACCGTCACATTCGCCTTTGGCCATAATACATTCACCAGGCGTATTATCAGCAAATATCACATTCGCCTTTGGCGAATAATTCATATCACCGCAGGCGATCATTCATATTGAGCCGTTTGCGGCTCAATAATTCATATGGCTGAAGGCATTCCGCCTTCAGCCATAATTCATTTTTCATTCAGAACACATCTGTTCTGAATGAAAACTATTCCTTTTCCACTCTCCCGGGTTCATTCCGGTCACTTTCCGGAATACCGATGCAAACTTGCTTGCGTTGGTATAGCCGCAGAGTCCCGCCGCTTCGGTCACGGTCAGGTCATCCCGGAGGAGAAGGTTCCGGGCTTCCTGCATGCGTACCTGGGTCCGGTACTCATAAATGGTCATTCCGTACACCTGCCGGAATACCTGTTGCAGAGTGGTGCGGTTCAGCTTTACCCTTGCCGACAGGGTTTCGACAGAATAGTCAGCGCTCAGATTTTCTCCCAGCAGCTTACGGGCTTCATGCACCTTGCGGGCGGTGTCGCCGCTGAAATACCTTTGTCCGGTCATCCGGCCGTCCCTGGCATCCAGCAGGGCGACAATCGCCTGCAGCGTCATCAGTTTCCGGTGATACTCCCCATATTTTTCCGGTACCTGCATCAGCCCTGTAAAGATGTTTGCCAGCAGATCGTTTGCGGGAAAACTGACGCATGATTCAGAATGCTCTATTTCAGCAAACAGTGTTTCCCTGTCAAAATCCCGGGTGTTGAAAAAGCGGTTCAGGGTGTCTGCCAGGTCATCCAGGAAAACCACGATGCTGATGCAGCACATGCCTCCCTTTCCGATGCGGCATGACCGGGCGCCGACGCGGCTGTTGAACAGCATCACATCGCCCTTGTCGGCACTGGCAAAGCGCCTGTTTTCCATCTCAAAATCGGCATGTCCTTCCACCATGTACATCAGTTCCAGACTCCGGACAAGCTTTTTCATTTCCTGGAACACCGGCGTATAAGCTTCGATTTCTGAATAAATCAGTTCCACACCCCTGGCTACATGATGGCAGCGCATAATACCTTCACCCATGTCGCTCTTCAGGCGGCAGGTTCTCTCGGTATCTTTCCGGCTGATCAGAGCCATGTACCGGGTAAACAGCTCATCGGAACCGCTTCCGTTCACGTCCCGTTTATCCATATTCATCAGGCTAACGATCTTTCTTCCTTTCGGATATTCCTGAACGCTTTGATCAGCAGAACAATGCCGATCAGCAGCACTGTAAGGTCAGTAAACATCTGCGCGTAGAACACGCCCTGCACCGGAACCGCAAACACGGTAGGCAGCAGCACCACCAGGGGCAGGAACAGCAGCACCTGACGCAGCAGCGCCATGGCGGAAGCCGCGCCGGCCTTGCCGATTGCCTGGAAGAAGGTGATGGCCAGGATCAGCACACCGTAGCAGATATAGGTGGAGAAAAGCACCCGCAGCATCGGCGCGCCCTGGGCACAGATCGCTTCATCCGTAATGAACATGCCCAGCATGCCCTTAGGCGCCAGCATGATCGGCAGGTAGAACACCAGTGCCAGTACCGTCGCCGCAACCATAAACACCTTCGTGAAGGACCGCACCCGGTCAAACTGCTTCGCGCCGTAGTTGGTGCCGATGGCCGGCTGGAAACCCTGGCTGATGCCCCACAGCGGGATGAACGCAAAGGACTGCAGGCTCAGGCACGCGCCTAACACGGTCTGCCAGCTTCCGCCGCCCCACCGTTCCACCGTGTTGTACATGATGGTCTGCTGTACCATGGTCATCACCTGCATCAGCATGGCGGAAACGCCCACACCGAGCACCGGTCCAACCAGGTTGCCGTGAATCTTAATCTTGTGGATTTTAACGTTTTCACTTTTTTTCCGGAAGTACCACAGGGTGAAACAGGCCTGCAGCACCTGGGAAATCACGGTTGCCCATGCGGCGCCCAGCACGCCGTTTTCCTTTCCCATCAGGGAGATGAGCAGCGGATCCAGCGCGATGTTCAGCAGGGCGCCCGCCGCCATAATGCCCATGGCAGTCTTCAGCTTGCCTTCGCCGCGCATCACCATGTTGGCGGATTGAGCAAAGTTCACAAACAGGGAACCGATGAACACAACCTTCAGATATCTTTCGGCCTGGGTCAGGATCTCACCCTTCGCTCCGGAAAGGGAGAGCAGCCCGGTGGTGAAGATCTCGCCCACCGCCGTAATAATCAGGGACAGCAGTACGACCAGGGCGATCAGGTTGCCCATGATCTGGTTGATGGTTCCCTGGTCCTTCCGGCCGACAGCCCGGGACAGCACGGAGGCGGATCCTGTACCGATCAGGGTGGCGATACCGCTGTTCATCAGCGTAAAGGGATAGGAGACTTTCACAGCCGTCATGGCTTCCGGTCCCACCATCCGTCCAACAAACACCGCGTCCATGAAGTTGTACAGGCCAATGACCACCATACCGAGAATCGCCGGAACGCTCAGCGACAGCATGGTTTTAAAGACATTGCCGTTCAGTAGTTGTGACCTGGAATCCTGTT of Aristaeella lactis contains these proteins:
- a CDS encoding pyridoxamine 5'-phosphate oxidase family protein; this encodes MNEVYEFLKKCGTYYLATVEGDQPRVRPFGTVAVFEGKLYIQTGKIKPVSKQLQANPKAEICAFADGTWLRVAGKLIRDDRIEAKKYMLDQYPSLQAMYSAEDDNTEVLYFEDAAATFSSFTAAPRTVTF
- a CDS encoding SH3 domain-containing protein; translated protein: MKSLLFRTCLILAVLLIAAAVLPASADSMDYTLPDPASCSYPWWEINPPVVTKTRVVVRQAETLVESTPAEGWCYTAIKKVNVRSQPSIYATRVTSIRSAGTEFFVTARVKNSSGEIWYAVQLANGTLGYIRSDLLNTDHVILLGDPYAYEADVSTRTAAASESASEAINIASPAAVPAPTPQVIYIVTEPSDQPTPTPIVVYMTPEPPAAYPENTPQVIYVNPGRDDG
- a CDS encoding alpha/beta hydrolase-fold protein, with the protein product MQQKWPLDVTVSFDPYFGEPGRDGIQGAEVLPDGKVHFRVIAKDAKEVVIDRFGTIFPLSPVEDGAWEGTFDMGTGFLYFFLKVDGADVLCPYMPIGYGCCRPMNFVDVPVADMEGWDDLEGVEHGAVTRRYFYSTVTGKTEICLVWTPPAYDPAKAYPVLYLQHGYGENETGWIYQGHAGRIADRLLAEGKMEEMIIVMGNGMAKPKDESQPRDFALFPNIVVKDLIPYIEKNYKVLTDKWHRAMAGLSMGSFHTSVTTLTNPDLFGYAGLFSGFLRAPWNPDEEMPHMKLLHEADKFNESFKVFYRAMGTEDTYWEAFDKDDAYLEGKQLNITRETFPGGHDWTVWRRCIRSFLPRIFK
- a CDS encoding helix-turn-helix domain-containing protein translates to MNMDKRDVNGSGSDELFTRYMALISRKDTERTCRLKSDMGEGIMRCHHVARGVELIYSEIEAYTPVFQEMKKLVRSLELMYMVEGHADFEMENRRFASADKGDVMLFNSRVGARSCRIGKGGMCCISIVVFLDDLADTLNRFFNTRDFDRETLFAEIEHSESCVSFPANDLLANIFTGLMQVPEKYGEYHRKLMTLQAIVALLDARDGRMTGQRYFSGDTARKVHEARKLLGENLSADYSVETLSARVKLNRTTLQQVFRQVYGMTIYEYRTQVRMQEARNLLLRDDLTVTEAAGLCGYTNASKFASVFRKVTGMNPGEWKRNSFHSEQMCSE
- a CDS encoding MATE family efflux transporter, yielding MADKQDSRSQLLNGNVFKTMLSLSVPAILGMVVIGLYNFMDAVFVGRMVGPEAMTAVKVSYPFTLMNSGIATLIGTGSASVLSRAVGRKDQGTINQIMGNLIALVVLLSLIITAVGEIFTTGLLSLSGAKGEILTQAERYLKVVFIGSLFVNFAQSANMVMRGEGKLKTAMGIMAAGALLNIALDPLLISLMGKENGVLGAAWATVISQVLQACFTLWYFRKKSENVKIHKIKIHGNLVGPVLGVGVSAMLMQVMTMVQQTIMYNTVERWGGGSWQTVLGACLSLQSFAFIPLWGISQGFQPAIGTNYGAKQFDRVRSFTKVFMVAATVLALVFYLPIMLAPKGMLGMFITDEAICAQGAPMLRVLFSTYICYGVLILAITFFQAIGKAGAASAMALLRQVLLFLPLVVLLPTVFAVPVQGVFYAQMFTDLTVLLIGIVLLIKAFRNIRKEERSLA